The Terriglobus tenax genome contains a region encoding:
- a CDS encoding DUF4262 domain-containing protein, whose protein sequence is MANRFTDRLAYHRSQENIGGKGEDDYFLDILSSIEKYGLSITHVFSNEDDAFLDFSYSIGLYDTYGQPEIIVSGFPMDLAQFVINELGRRYEDGFIPQQNTRYQDFLGGGMDVVFRLMSPTFIERMMLSSMWFYDEEIAFPAYQCICPDLNNVFPWEDGFDESWRKRQALLFEGAPITAVEQEILDDFDRSRGVQ, encoded by the coding sequence GTGGCCAATAGGTTTACAGACCGACTCGCTTACCATCGCTCCCAGGAAAACATTGGCGGCAAAGGCGAGGACGACTACTTTCTCGACATTCTCTCGAGCATCGAGAAATACGGCCTTTCGATCACACATGTTTTTTCAAACGAAGACGATGCATTTCTGGACTTCAGCTACTCAATCGGCCTGTACGACACCTACGGCCAGCCCGAGATCATCGTCTCCGGTTTCCCTATGGATCTCGCACAGTTCGTGATCAATGAGCTCGGTAGACGTTACGAAGACGGCTTTATTCCTCAGCAGAACACGCGCTATCAGGATTTTCTCGGCGGCGGCATGGATGTTGTCTTTCGGCTGATGAGTCCGACGTTTATCGAGCGGATGATGCTCTCTTCCATGTGGTTCTATGATGAGGAGATCGCGTTCCCTGCTTATCAGTGCATCTGCCCGGATCTGAACAATGTCTTTCCCTGGGAAGATGGTTTCGACGAGTCATGGCGCAAACGGCAGGCCCTCCTGTTTGAAGGCGCACCGATCACCGCTGTCGAGCAAGAAATTCTCGACGACTTCGATCGCAGCCGCGGCGTCCAGTAA
- the plsY gene encoding glycerol-3-phosphate 1-O-acyltransferase PlsY yields the protein MNPWLLTLVLAYLLGSIPFGYILVRLFLKQDIRATGSGNTGATNVARSGKKGLAIATLLLDLLKGVAAVLIARYIAGAHGLSAEDMAAAAAAMAIIGHIFPVWLGFRGGKGVATGLGVFLAISPLATLCCLAIFIVVFALWKYVSMASILAAAAFPVAAFLISHGNVSAIVAASYVVIPAIIIFKHHSNIQRLLQGKENRFGSKKKAAQA from the coding sequence ATGAACCCCTGGCTGCTTACGCTCGTCCTTGCCTACCTTCTGGGATCCATTCCCTTTGGCTATATCCTTGTCCGCCTGTTCCTCAAGCAGGACATCCGCGCCACCGGCAGCGGCAACACCGGAGCTACCAACGTGGCCCGCAGCGGCAAAAAAGGCCTGGCCATCGCCACGCTTCTGCTGGACCTGCTGAAAGGCGTCGCCGCCGTTCTGATTGCGCGTTACATCGCCGGCGCGCACGGCCTGAGTGCCGAGGACATGGCAGCGGCAGCCGCGGCCATGGCCATCATCGGCCACATCTTCCCCGTCTGGCTTGGCTTCCGCGGAGGCAAAGGGGTGGCCACCGGTCTCGGTGTCTTCCTTGCCATCTCGCCGCTTGCGACGCTCTGCTGCCTCGCCATCTTCATCGTGGTCTTTGCCCTTTGGAAGTATGTCTCGATGGCCAGCATCCTGGCGGCAGCGGCCTTCCCGGTAGCCGCCTTCCTGATCTCGCACGGCAATGTCAGCGCCATCGTTGCGGCCAGCTACGTGGTCATCCCCGCCATCATCATCTTCAAGCACCACTCCAATATTCAGCGCCTGCTGCAGGGCAAGGAGAACCGCTTCGGCTCCAAGAAGAAGGCGGCACAGGCATGA
- a CDS encoding NAD(P)H-dependent glycerol-3-phosphate dehydrogenase: MSRIAVLGAGAWGTALMLTLARRGGHELTLWAHSEDEAVTMRSTRQNKRFLPGFSLPADLAITSSLEEAVPSAEVLLCVVPSEHLRATFVNAASLITPQHAIVSATKGIEQGTFLRMSQVIEELTPAKVAALSGPSFAQEVAEAMPTVVTIAAKDHALAKRLQEDFSSSTFRTYANEDIVGVELGGALKNVIALAAGVVAGLGLGHNVAAALMTRGIAEITRLAVACGGKPETLAGLSGLGDLVLTCTGSLSRNRTVGMELGKGRKLPEIIASLDGKVAEGVRSTSAALGLARRHGVEMPITQQMDAVLHEGKAPMDAIHALMTRSLRTE, translated from the coding sequence ATGAGCCGGATCGCTGTACTGGGGGCTGGCGCCTGGGGCACCGCTCTGATGCTGACGCTGGCGCGCCGTGGCGGCCATGAGCTCACGCTGTGGGCCCACTCGGAAGACGAAGCCGTCACCATGCGCTCCACGCGCCAGAACAAACGCTTCCTTCCCGGCTTCTCCCTGCCTGCGGATCTGGCCATCACATCATCGCTGGAAGAAGCCGTTCCCTCTGCCGAGGTCTTGCTCTGCGTCGTGCCGTCGGAGCACCTGCGCGCCACCTTCGTCAACGCGGCCTCGCTCATCACGCCACAGCACGCGATCGTCTCCGCCACCAAGGGCATTGAGCAAGGCACCTTCCTGCGCATGAGCCAGGTGATTGAGGAATTGACCCCCGCCAAGGTCGCCGCTCTCTCCGGCCCGTCCTTCGCGCAGGAGGTCGCCGAGGCCATGCCCACGGTTGTCACTATCGCGGCCAAAGACCATGCACTGGCCAAGCGCCTGCAGGAGGATTTCTCCTCTTCCACTTTCCGCACCTACGCCAACGAAGACATCGTCGGCGTGGAACTGGGCGGAGCGCTGAAGAACGTCATTGCACTGGCCGCCGGCGTCGTCGCCGGACTTGGCCTGGGACACAACGTCGCCGCCGCCCTGATGACCCGCGGCATCGCCGAGATCACGCGTCTGGCCGTGGCCTGCGGCGGCAAGCCCGAAACGCTGGCAGGCCTTTCCGGCCTGGGCGACCTGGTGCTCACCTGCACCGGTTCCCTCTCCAGGAACCGCACTGTCGGCATGGAGCTGGGCAAGGGCCGCAAGCTGCCGGAGATCATCGCCTCGCTGGACGGCAAGGTGGCCGAGGGCGTTCGTTCCACCTCCGCCGCCCTGGGACTGGCGCGCCGTCACGGCGTGGAGATGCCCATCACCCAGCAGATGGACGCTGTCCTTCACGAAGGAAAGGCTCCCATGGACGCCATCCACGCGCTGATGACGCGTTCGCTGCGGACCGAATAA
- the ftsY gene encoding signal recognition particle-docking protein FtsY produces the protein MAIQTLFGSLNDNEPRKPEQEEEALEVKSGFFSRMKQAVTRTRDNLTSQLDQALSFTRSVNESDLEDLEAILLTADIGLATTNEIISRLRERARRESIDSGSQLKDLLKQEIRSILDSVQRPVHPPATPPEVILMVGVNGTGKTTTSGKLAAFFQSQNRSALLCAADTFRAAAIEQLEVWSQRSGVPIIKTRQGGDPSAALFDALEAAKKRETQVVLVDTAGRLHTKTGLMAELDKMRRIAQKFVPGAPHQVFLVIDATTGQNGLQQARLFTESAGVTGIVLTKLDGTAKGGIVVAIAHELKLPVVFCGIGEKMEDLLQFDSAAFVEGLFN, from the coding sequence ATGGCTATTCAAACACTCTTCGGCTCGCTGAATGACAACGAGCCCCGTAAACCGGAACAGGAAGAGGAAGCACTTGAAGTAAAGAGCGGCTTCTTCAGCCGCATGAAGCAGGCGGTCACGCGCACGCGTGACAACCTGACCTCGCAGCTGGACCAGGCGCTGTCCTTCACACGCTCGGTCAACGAGAGCGATCTCGAAGACCTGGAAGCGATCCTGCTCACCGCCGACATCGGCCTCGCCACCACCAACGAGATCATCAGCCGCCTGCGCGAGCGCGCCCGGCGCGAGAGCATTGACTCCGGCTCCCAACTGAAAGACCTGCTGAAGCAGGAGATTCGTTCCATCCTCGATAGCGTGCAGCGCCCCGTGCATCCACCGGCAACGCCGCCCGAGGTCATCCTGATGGTCGGCGTGAACGGCACCGGCAAGACCACCACCTCCGGCAAGCTGGCCGCATTCTTCCAGTCGCAGAACCGCTCTGCCCTGCTGTGCGCTGCCGACACCTTCCGCGCGGCCGCCATTGAGCAGCTTGAGGTCTGGTCGCAACGCTCCGGCGTTCCCATCATCAAGACGCGCCAGGGTGGTGATCCTTCCGCCGCGCTGTTTGACGCTCTTGAAGCCGCGAAGAAGCGCGAGACCCAGGTCGTCCTGGTCGATACCGCCGGGCGCCTGCATACCAAGACCGGCCTGATGGCCGAACTCGACAAGATGCGCCGCATCGCGCAGAAATTTGTCCCCGGAGCACCGCACCAGGTCTTCCTGGTCATCGACGCCACAACCGGGCAGAACGGCCTGCAGCAGGCACGACTCTTCACCGAGAGCGCCGGCGTCACCGGCATCGTGCTCACCAAGCTGGACGGCACCGCCAAGGGCGGCATCGTCGTCGCCATCGCGCATGAATTGAAGCTGCCGGTCGTCTTCTGCGGTATCGGAGAAAAGATGGAAGACCTGCTCCAGTTCGATTCAGCCGCCTTCGTCGAAGGACTTTTCAACTAG
- the ribD gene encoding bifunctional diaminohydroxyphosphoribosylaminopyrimidine deaminase/5-amino-6-(5-phosphoribosylamino)uracil reductase RibD yields the protein MKQTGDLQYMQQAIALAREGVGLVSPNPTVGCVLVKDGRVIGRGFHIYDHRDHAEIVALKEAGSEAEGATAYVTLEPCSHTGRTGPCADALVHAKLARVVAATVDPNPQVAGQGLAKLTKAGIAVTVGVLQQEARRLNDAFAKWIVTGSPYVVLKAALSVDGYLAPPPATRHTQEPHWLTGPSARAHVQQIRHAADAILTGVGTVLADNPQLTDRSGLPRRRPLLRVVLDSHLRLPLTSKLVESAQDDLLILCGETAPVQHEDKLREHGADVVRLPAQHNHVDLTTVMRCLAERQITSVLCEGGSRLNASLLTSGAVDALALFYAEAELGAGSVPFAEGGPSPYVLEQKLSGLAKTEFGSDTLVTGYLRDPWA from the coding sequence ATGAAACAGACCGGCGACCTTCAGTACATGCAGCAGGCCATCGCGCTGGCGCGTGAGGGTGTCGGTCTTGTTTCGCCCAACCCCACCGTGGGCTGTGTGCTGGTGAAGGATGGCCGCGTCATCGGTCGTGGCTTCCACATCTATGACCACCGCGACCACGCGGAGATCGTCGCCCTGAAGGAAGCCGGTAGCGAGGCCGAAGGCGCCACCGCCTACGTCACGCTGGAGCCCTGCAGCCACACCGGACGCACCGGCCCATGCGCCGACGCACTGGTGCATGCGAAGCTTGCGCGCGTCGTGGCGGCTACCGTCGACCCCAACCCGCAGGTCGCCGGACAGGGTCTGGCAAAGCTTACCAAGGCGGGTATCGCCGTGACCGTCGGCGTTCTGCAGCAGGAAGCCCGCCGCCTGAACGATGCCTTCGCCAAATGGATCGTCACCGGCTCGCCGTACGTTGTGCTGAAAGCGGCGCTCTCCGTCGATGGCTACCTCGCGCCTCCACCCGCAACGCGCCACACGCAGGAGCCGCACTGGCTCACCGGCCCTTCCGCACGCGCTCACGTGCAACAGATACGCCATGCCGCCGATGCCATCCTCACCGGCGTCGGCACGGTACTGGCAGATAATCCCCAACTGACCGACCGCAGCGGGCTCCCGAGACGCCGCCCCTTGTTGCGCGTTGTACTCGACTCCCACCTTCGCCTGCCGTTGACCAGCAAGCTGGTGGAATCTGCGCAGGACGACCTGCTTATTCTCTGTGGCGAAACGGCTCCTGTGCAGCACGAAGATAAGCTGCGCGAGCATGGTGCCGATGTCGTTCGTCTTCCCGCGCAGCACAACCACGTTGATCTCACCACCGTTATGCGATGCCTTGCCGAGCGGCAAATTACCTCTGTGCTATGCGAAGGTGGCAGCCGCCTGAATGCCTCGCTGCTGACAAGTGGAGCGGTCGATGCTCTGGCTCTTTTCTATGCCGAGGCGGAGCTTGGTGCGGGCTCTGTTCCCTTCGCCGAAGGCGGCCCTTCGCCGTATGTTCTGGAGCAAAAATTGAGCGGGCTTGCGAAGACAGAGTTTGGCTCCGACACGCTGGTGACCGGATACCTGCGCGATCCCTGGGCCTGA
- a CDS encoding riboflavin synthase: protein MFTGLIETTGSIRSLTPTDGATRIVLDAPASLTARLKEGDSVSVSGVCLTALDITESSFSADLAAETIARTSLSRLTSGTAVNLELPTPAGTPLGGHIVQGHVDATGTIVELSPLHPETPEHSDWRLRIRVPVALTRFIVEKGSITINGISLTVAGLEFDVVTIAIIPHTYAATNLRTLTVGSEVNLETDVLARYAEQMRLQSLAAEGSLTEAGLIARGF, encoded by the coding sequence ATGTTCACTGGCCTGATCGAGACCACCGGCTCCATCCGTTCCCTCACCCCGACTGACGGAGCAACGCGCATCGTGCTGGACGCGCCCGCATCGCTGACCGCGCGGCTGAAGGAAGGCGACAGCGTCTCTGTCTCTGGTGTGTGCCTTACCGCGCTCGACATCACCGAGAGCAGTTTCTCCGCCGATCTTGCCGCCGAGACCATCGCACGGACCTCACTCTCGCGCCTCACCTCGGGCACCGCAGTGAACCTTGAGCTGCCCACGCCTGCGGGCACTCCGCTCGGCGGACACATCGTGCAGGGACACGTGGACGCCACTGGAACCATCGTTGAATTAAGCCCGCTGCACCCTGAGACCCCGGAGCATTCCGACTGGCGTCTGCGTATCCGCGTACCGGTCGCGCTTACGCGCTTCATCGTGGAGAAAGGCTCCATCACCATCAACGGCATCTCGCTCACCGTGGCCGGGCTGGAGTTCGATGTCGTCACCATCGCCATCATTCCGCACACCTATGCCGCCACCAATCTGCGCACGCTCACGGTTGGCTCCGAGGTGAACCTCGAAACTGATGTTCTGGCCCGCTACGCCGAGCAGATGCGTCTGCAGTCGCTGGCTGCCGAAGGCTCGCTGACCGAGGCTGGATTGATCGCCCGGGGATTCTGA
- a CDS encoding serine/threonine-protein kinase, with translation MRTCIVCTAELPDTPGPCPVCKSEPVYRTAIAVAEYGSSANGATPTPVSSDSSSSADEATLLSVPSQYLTPSDEMDTGIWAEETLVTGDATPTPALPTPTPISSLPGVIVPPTPTPTPTSSATGETPTPSDLPITHNSSGTPVSTNKPSGHSAGSTPSGQTSLEEQELVPGTLLVGRYRVVSPLGRGGMGRVYRAEDLKLGQTVALKFLPPAMSNDPAWLARFFSEVRTAREVTHGNVCRVHDIVEIPNPNGHSIHFLTMEYVDGENLSALLKRFGRLPTQKALEMAAQITAGLAAAHSKGVLHRDLKPANIMVDGRGHAKITDFGLATVAGDGRLSEVAGTPGYMAPELFTGGQASGRSDLFALGIVLYELFAGRLPWNTKNPKERQQTPPTPLKRYAPKVPADVERVIMQCLATTVTDRPVSAAFMMQEFPAVDMVAHAMAQGETITVDQLTASANETELPLRNAWALIGITLLGLASCFLFAPKATTLGVAPPALSYDEMLHRSQELLRELHIPDRATNTAAWLQQNGSIADYWKNDPRKIASASEGPLLLTYRTYSNSLLPIQLSPRNLPTQTDPAANRPGMVSIDVDSNGRLIRLVNMPDQEELNAQHQARPTDWNAAFAAAGLDPKLMHEVTPTITPPVAMNEQKEWAGTYPGHPDTPISFTASSWYGKFTYLRVMPPWNQPLAVAKGLIAATWSQIFLYLAFFGTAIPLVRRNVAMRRGDMRGAYTLASGVFLLFVVAAFCGFKPTGSPDATFSWLLTKISYGLLTAGIAWLGYVAMEPFARRRVPRLLISAALILKRQFTSLTVTRDILLGVSLAAACAGVEFALTALLKPLIPSVELWEVEPLLLGGPIPWLNTVLILAGTVIVNTVLAIPVFVALRAVLKRTYLTAGILAFILLLAHVSAHGEWASLLVEAVWAALLAYLISRVGALAAAVFVFVSKMLEQLPWTVDPNNWLAPPMYTGVAAVAALVIWSFYHAIGDQKPLGFIKLDD, from the coding sequence ATGCGCACCTGTATTGTCTGCACCGCTGAGTTGCCGGACACACCCGGACCTTGCCCTGTCTGCAAGTCCGAACCCGTCTATCGCACGGCCATTGCCGTAGCGGAGTACGGGTCCAGCGCCAATGGGGCCACGCCAACACCGGTTTCCAGTGACAGCAGCTCGTCGGCAGACGAGGCCACGCTTCTCTCCGTCCCCAGCCAATACCTCACACCCTCCGACGAGATGGACACCGGCATCTGGGCGGAAGAGACCCTTGTCACCGGCGACGCCACACCGACGCCTGCGTTGCCCACGCCAACACCTATCAGCAGTTTGCCGGGCGTCATTGTTCCGCCGACACCGACTCCCACGCCCACTTCGTCCGCCACCGGGGAGACACCCACTCCAAGCGACCTGCCCATCACGCACAACAGCAGCGGCACGCCGGTCAGCACCAACAAGCCCTCCGGTCACAGCGCCGGCTCAACGCCCTCCGGGCAGACCTCGCTTGAAGAGCAGGAACTGGTCCCCGGAACACTGCTGGTCGGCCGCTACCGCGTCGTCTCGCCGCTTGGCCGCGGCGGCATGGGACGCGTCTATCGCGCCGAAGACCTGAAGCTGGGCCAGACCGTTGCTCTGAAGTTCCTGCCCCCCGCCATGTCGAACGACCCGGCATGGCTGGCGCGTTTCTTCTCCGAGGTCCGCACGGCGCGCGAGGTTACCCACGGTAACGTCTGCCGCGTGCATGACATCGTTGAGATTCCCAACCCGAACGGACACTCCATCCATTTCCTGACAATGGAGTACGTGGACGGGGAGAACCTCTCCGCCCTGTTGAAGCGCTTTGGCCGCCTGCCTACGCAGAAGGCGCTGGAGATGGCCGCGCAGATCACCGCTGGTCTCGCCGCCGCGCACTCCAAAGGGGTGCTCCACCGCGATCTGAAGCCCGCCAACATCATGGTGGATGGCCGCGGCCATGCCAAGATCACCGACTTTGGCCTGGCCACCGTCGCCGGGGATGGACGCCTGAGCGAGGTTGCTGGAACTCCAGGCTACATGGCCCCGGAACTGTTCACCGGAGGACAAGCCTCTGGCCGCTCCGACCTTTTCGCCCTGGGCATCGTGCTGTACGAGCTGTTTGCCGGCCGTCTGCCCTGGAACACCAAGAACCCGAAGGAACGCCAGCAGACCCCTCCGACGCCCCTGAAGCGCTATGCGCCCAAGGTTCCTGCCGACGTCGAGCGCGTCATCATGCAGTGCCTGGCGACCACCGTCACCGACCGGCCCGTCTCCGCCGCTTTTATGATGCAGGAGTTTCCGGCGGTCGACATGGTGGCACACGCCATGGCGCAGGGCGAGACCATCACGGTCGACCAGCTCACCGCCTCCGCCAATGAGACCGAGTTGCCGCTGCGCAATGCCTGGGCGCTGATCGGGATCACTCTTCTGGGCCTGGCAAGCTGCTTCCTGTTTGCCCCGAAGGCCACCACGCTGGGCGTCGCTCCGCCTGCCTTGTCCTATGACGAGATGCTGCACCGCTCGCAGGAACTTCTGCGCGAGCTGCACATTCCGGACCGCGCCACCAACACCGCCGCCTGGCTGCAGCAGAACGGCAGCATCGCCGACTACTGGAAGAACGACCCCAGGAAGATTGCCTCCGCCAGCGAAGGTCCGCTGCTGCTGACCTATCGTACCTACAGCAACTCCTTGCTGCCCATCCAGCTGAGCCCGCGCAACCTGCCCACGCAGACTGACCCTGCGGCCAATCGGCCCGGCATGGTCTCCATCGACGTGGACTCCAACGGGCGCCTGATCCGCCTGGTCAACATGCCTGACCAGGAAGAGCTGAACGCGCAGCACCAGGCCAGACCCACTGACTGGAACGCCGCTTTTGCCGCCGCCGGGCTCGACCCGAAGCTGATGCACGAAGTCACGCCGACCATCACCCCGCCGGTCGCCATGAATGAGCAGAAAGAGTGGGCCGGCACCTACCCCGGCCACCCCGATACGCCCATCAGCTTCACCGCCAGTTCCTGGTACGGCAAATTCACTTACCTGCGTGTCATGCCGCCGTGGAACCAGCCTCTCGCGGTGGCAAAGGGCCTGATCGCCGCCACCTGGAGCCAGATCTTCCTCTACCTGGCCTTCTTCGGTACAGCCATCCCCCTGGTGCGGCGCAATGTAGCCATGCGGCGCGGCGATATGCGCGGGGCCTACACGCTGGCCTCCGGCGTCTTCCTCCTCTTTGTCGTGGCCGCCTTCTGCGGCTTCAAGCCGACCGGCAGCCCGGATGCCACCTTCTCCTGGCTGCTGACCAAGATCTCCTACGGCCTGTTGACCGCAGGCATTGCATGGCTTGGCTATGTGGCCATGGAGCCATTCGCCCGCCGCCGTGTCCCCCGTCTGCTGATCAGCGCCGCGCTCATTCTGAAGCGCCAGTTCACCTCGCTGACGGTCACACGTGACATCCTTCTGGGCGTCAGCCTGGCCGCCGCCTGCGCTGGCGTGGAGTTCGCCCTGACCGCGCTCCTGAAGCCGTTGATCCCTTCGGTCGAGCTGTGGGAGGTCGAACCGCTGCTGCTCGGCGGGCCGATCCCCTGGCTGAACACCGTCCTCATCCTGGCAGGTACGGTCATCGTGAACACCGTGCTCGCCATCCCGGTCTTCGTCGCTCTGCGGGCCGTGCTGAAGCGGACCTACCTGACCGCCGGTATCCTTGCCTTCATCCTGCTGCTGGCGCATGTCTCTGCCCATGGCGAATGGGCCAGCCTTCTGGTCGAAGCCGTCTGGGCCGCTCTGCTTGCCTACCTTATCTCACGCGTTGGCGCACTGGCCGCCGCGGTCTTCGTCTTCGTCTCGAAGATGCTGGAGCAGCTGCCCTGGACAGTTGATCCTAACAACTGGCTCGCTCCGCCCATGTACACCGGCGTAGCCGCCGTCGCCGCTCTGGTGATCTGGAGCTTCTACCACGCCATCGGCGACCAGAAGCCGCTGGGCTTTATCAAACTCGACGACTAA
- the rho gene encoding transcription termination factor Rho yields MTISELKEMNIQELGKLARSLEIPGTSGLRKQDLIFKILQAQSEKEGHIFAEGVLEILPDGYGFLRSPDYNYLPGPDDIYVSPSQIRKFDLKTGDTISGNVRPPHEGEKYFALVKIEAINFESPEETRSKILFDNLTPLYPQERLKMETVRDNISGRVMDLLTPMGKGQRGLIVAPPRTGKTMLLQSIANSITSNHPEVVLIVLLIDERPEEVTDMQRSVKGEVISSTFDEPAARHVQVAEMVIEKAKRLVEHKRDVVILLDSITRLARAYNTIVPPSGKVLSGGVDSNALQRPKRFFGAARNIEEGGSLTIIATALVDTGSRMDEVIFEEFKGTGNSEVILERKLVDKRVFPAIDIQRSGTRKEELLIAKEDLQRIWILRKVLNPLSPVEAMELLTDKLGKTRNNSEFLHNMNSL; encoded by the coding sequence ATGACAATTTCAGAACTCAAAGAAATGAACATCCAGGAACTGGGCAAGCTTGCACGCAGCCTAGAAATTCCTGGAACCAGCGGCCTGCGCAAGCAGGACCTGATCTTCAAAATTCTGCAGGCCCAGAGCGAAAAAGAAGGCCATATCTTCGCTGAAGGCGTGCTTGAAATTCTGCCCGATGGTTATGGATTCCTCCGCTCGCCGGATTACAACTACCTGCCCGGCCCGGATGACATCTACGTTTCTCCTTCCCAGATCCGCAAGTTCGATCTCAAGACCGGCGATACCATCAGCGGCAACGTTCGCCCGCCGCATGAGGGCGAGAAGTACTTTGCCCTGGTCAAGATTGAGGCCATCAACTTCGAGTCTCCGGAAGAGACCCGTTCGAAGATCCTGTTCGACAACCTGACGCCGCTCTATCCGCAGGAACGCCTGAAGATGGAGACGGTGCGCGACAACATCAGCGGCCGCGTGATGGACCTGCTGACGCCGATGGGCAAGGGCCAGCGTGGCCTGATCGTGGCTCCTCCGCGTACCGGTAAGACCATGCTGCTGCAGTCGATTGCGAACTCCATCACCTCGAACCACCCGGAAGTTGTGCTGATCGTTCTGCTGATCGACGAGCGCCCGGAAGAAGTGACGGACATGCAGCGTTCGGTGAAGGGCGAGGTCATCTCCTCCACCTTCGACGAGCCGGCGGCACGTCACGTTCAGGTAGCCGAGATGGTCATCGAGAAGGCCAAACGCCTGGTCGAGCACAAGCGTGATGTCGTTATCCTGCTGGACTCGATCACCCGTCTGGCGCGCGCCTACAACACTATCGTTCCTCCCTCGGGCAAGGTGCTCTCAGGCGGTGTGGATTCGAACGCCCTGCAGCGCCCCAAGCGCTTCTTCGGCGCGGCCCGCAACATTGAAGAGGGCGGCAGCCTGACGATCATCGCCACCGCTCTGGTCGACACCGGATCGCGTATGGACGAGGTCATCTTCGAAGAGTTCAAGGGTACCGGCAACTCGGAAGTCATCCTGGAGCGCAAGCTGGTCGACAAGCGTGTCTTCCCGGCGATCGACATCCAGCGTTCGGGTACGCGTAAGGAAGAGCTGCTCATCGCGAAGGAAGACCTGCAGCGCATCTGGATCCTTCGCAAGGTCCTGAACCCGCTGAGCCCGGTGGAAGCGATGGAGCTTCTGACGGACAAGCTGGGCAAGACGCGCAACAACAGCGAGTTCCTGCACAACATGAACTCGCTCTAG
- a CDS encoding DNA-directed RNA polymerase subunit omega: MRSDLIFGALTHVKNRYELCQLASKATRKLHKPNTRVQDTTNDVLGRFRVESPVGAELASPVRSNRVQNRRAA; encoded by the coding sequence ATGCGCTCAGACCTTATTTTTGGAGCACTTACGCACGTCAAGAACCGTTATGAGCTTTGTCAGCTCGCCTCGAAGGCGACGCGCAAGCTCCACAAGCCCAACACCCGTGTGCAGGACACCACGAACGACGTCCTGGGCCGTTTTCGCGTAGAGTCGCCGGTCGGCGCTGAACTGGCCAGCCCGGTTCGCTCCAATCGCGTGCAGAATCGCCGCGCGGCCTAA